One genomic segment of Hippoglossus hippoglossus isolate fHipHip1 chromosome 22, fHipHip1.pri, whole genome shotgun sequence includes these proteins:
- the LOC117756292 gene encoding histone H4 produces the protein MSGRGKGGKGLGKGGAKRHRKVLRDNIQGITKPAIRRLARRGGVKRISGLIYEETRGVLKVFLENVIRDAVTYTEHAKRKTVTAMDVVYALKRQGRTLYGFGG, from the coding sequence ATGTCTGGacgaggaaagggaggaaaagggctCGGTAAAGGAGGCGCAAAGCGTCACCGCAAAGTTCTCCGTGATAACATCCAGGGAATTACCAAGCCCGCCATCCGCCGCCTGGCTCGCCGTGGCGGAGTGAAGCGTATCTCCGGTCTGATCTACGAGGAGACCCGCGGCGTGTTGAAGGTTTTCCTGGAGAATGTGATCCGCGATGCTGTCACCTACACCGAGCACGCCAAGAGGAAGACCGTGACCGCCATGGACGTGGTGTATGCTCTGAAGAGACAGGGCCGCACTCTGTACGGCTTCGGTGGATAA
- the LOC117756222 gene encoding histone H1-like — protein MTEVAPAPAPALAAAKAKAAKKKVVKPKKVGPSVSELIVKAVSASKERSGVSVAALKKALAAGGYDVEKNNARVNNTIKKLVVNETLVQTKGTGATGSFKMSKKVETKVQKPVEKAAPKAKKPAAKKPAVAKKPKSAPAKKPAAAKKSLKKVTKPAAAKEPTKSPKKVAKSPKKVVKSPKKVAKSPKRVVKKAPAPKKAPAKKVAKPKVKRTAAKKK, from the coding sequence ATGACAGAAGtcgctccagctccagctccagctctaGCCGCCGCCAAGGCTAAAGCGGCCAAGAAGAAGGTCGTGAAACCGAAGAAGGTCGGTCCCAGCGTCAGTGAGCTCATCGTGAAAGCCGTGTCCGCGTCCAAGGAGCGGAGCGGCGTGTCAGTGGCCGCCCTCAAGAAGGCTCTGGCTGCCGGAGGCTACGATGTGGAGAAGAACAATGCCCGCGTCAACAACACCATCAAGAAGCTGGTGGTCAACGAGACCCTGGTCCAGACCAAGGGAACCGGGGCCACCGGCTCGTTCAAGATGAGCAAGAAGGTGGAGACCAAGGTCCAGAAGCCGGTGGAGAAGGCCGCTCCCAAAGCGAAGAAGCCCGCCGCCAAGAAACCCGCAGTGGCTAAAAAGCCCAAGTCAGCGCCAGCCAAGAAGCCAGCAGCCGCTAAAAAGTCCCTGAAGAAGGTGACGAAACCAGCAGCGGCCAAGGAGCCCACGAAGAGCCCCAAGAAGGTGGCGAAGAGCCCCAAGAAGGTGGTGAAGAGCCCCAAGAAGGTGGCCAAGAGCCCCAAGAGAGTGGTGAAAAAGGCCCCTGCACCCAAGAAAGCCCCCGCGAAGAAGGTCGCCAAACCCAAAGTGAAGAGGACAGCAGCCAAGAAGAAGTGA
- the LOC117756262 gene encoding histone H2B-like produces MPDPAKPAPKKGSKKAVAKAPGKGGKKRRKSRKESYAIYVYKVLKQVHPDTGISSKAMGIMNCFVSDIFERIAGEASRLAHYNKRSTITSREIQTAVRLLLPGELAKHAVSEGTKAVTKYTSSK; encoded by the coding sequence ATGCCTGATCCAGCGAAGCCTGCGCCCAAGAAGGGCTCCAAGAAAGCGGTGGCGAAGGCCCCCGGTAAGGgcggaaagaagaggagaaagtccaggAAGGAGAGCTACGCCATCTACGTGTACAAGGTGCTGAAGCAGGTCCACCCCGACACTGGGATTTCCTCCAAGGCCATGGGCATCATGAACTGCTTCGTGAGCGACATCTTCGAGCGCATCGCCGGTGAGGCCTCTCGTCTGGCTCATTACAACAAGCgctccaccatcacctccagggAGATTCAGACCGccgtccgcctgctgctgcccggGGAGCTGGCTAAACACGCCGTGTCTGAGGGCACCAAGGCCGTGACCAAGTACACCAGCTCCAAGTAA
- the LOC117756244 gene encoding histone H3 codes for MARTKQTARKSTGGKAPRKQLATKAARKSAPATGGVKKPHRYRPGTVALREIRRYQKSTELLIRKLPFQRLVREIAQDFKTDLRFQSSAVMALQEASEAYLVGLFEDTNLCAIHAKRVTIMPKDIQLARRIRGERA; via the coding sequence ATGGCAAGAACCAAGCAGACTGCGCGTAAATCCACCGGAGGCAAAGCCCCCAGGAAGCAGCTTGCCACCAAGGCTGCTCGTAAGAGCGCCCCGGCCACCGGCGGCGTGAAGAAGCCTCACCGTTACAGGCCCGGTACCGTGGCTCTGAGAGAGATCCGTCGCTACCAGAAATCGACGGAGCTGCTGATCCGCAAGCTGCCCTTCCAGCGCCTGGTCAGAGAAATCGCTCAGGATTTCAAGACCGACCTGCGCTTCCAGAGCTCCGCTGTCATGGCTCTGCAGGAGGCCAGCGAGGCTTACCTGGTCGGCCTGTTTGAGGACACCAACCTGTGCGCCATCCACGCCAAGAGGGTTACCATCATGCCCAAGGACATACAGCTGGCCCGCCGCATCCGTGGAGAGAGAgcttaa
- the LOC117756299 gene encoding histone H2A-like yields the protein MSGRGKTGGKARAKAKTRSSRAGLQFPVGRVHRLLRKGNYAHRVGAGAPVYLAAVLEYLTAEILELAGNAARDNKKSRIIPRHLQLAVRNDEELNKLLGGVTIAQGGVLPNIQAVLLPKKTEKSPKSK from the coding sequence ATGTCTGGCAGAGGTAAAACCGGCGGAAAGGCCAGAGCGAAGGCAAAGACTCGCTCGTCCCGCGCTGGGCTCCAGTTCCCCGTCGGTCGTGTCCACAGGCTGCTGCGTAAAGGCAACTACGCACATCGCGTTGGTGCCGGCGCCCCCGTCTACCTGGCGGCTGTGCTGGAGTACCTGACCGCTGAGATCCTGGAGCTGGCTGGAAACGCCGCCCGCGACAACAAGAAGAGCCGTATCATCCCCCGCCACCTGCAGCTGGCCGTCCGCAACGACGAGGAGCTCAACAAACTCCTGGGCGGAGTGACCATCGCTCAGGGCGGCGTGCTGCCCAACATCCAGGCTGTTCTGTTGCCCAAGAAGACCGAGAAGTCCCCCAAGTCCAAGTAA
- the LOC117756264 gene encoding histone H2B-like, with translation MPEPVKPAPKKGSKKAVAKAPGKGGKKRRKSRKESYAIYVYKVLKQVHPDTGISSKAMGIMNSFVSDIFERIAGEASRLAHYNKRSTITSREIQTAVRLLLPGELAKHAVSEGTKAVTKYTSSK, from the coding sequence ATGCCTGAACCAGTGAAGCCTGCGCCAAAGAAGGGCTCCAAGAAAGCGGTGGCGAAGGCCCCCGGTAAGGgcggaaagaagaggagaaagtccaggAAGGAGAGCTACGCCATCTACGTGTACAAGGTGCTGAAGCAGGTCCACCCCGACACTGGGATCTCCTCCAAGGCCATGGGCATCATGAACTCCTTTGTGAGCGACATCTTCGAGCGCATCGCCGGTGAGGCCTCTCGTCTGGCTCATTACAACAAGCgctccaccatcacctccagggAGATTCAGACCGccgtccgcctgctgctgcccggGGAGCTGGCTAAACACGCCGTGTCTGAGGGCACCAAGGCCGTGACCAAGTACACCAGCTCCAAGTAA